The genomic window TACAGGCGGGTGGTCGGCCAGGTGATCGTGCGCCGGCCGTCGTCGTCCGTGCCCACGCTGGGCCGGTTGACCTGGAAGTCGTGGTACTCCTCCGGATCGAGCTCACCGACGCTCTGCGCGCCCCAGACCCGCTCCAGGTGCGCCACGGCTCCGCTGGCGGCCTCGCCGGCGTCGTTCCAGCCCTCGAAGGCAGCCACCATCACGGGGTCCCGCAGGGGCGGCACTCCCGACAGATCCGTCACGCCTTCTCCTCGCTTCACATCCTCGTCCTGGACGGTGTCTGCACCGCCCTCGCGGCCCCAGCCTACGGGCGGGGCGGGCCGGTCCGCCCCCGACGCTCTAGACTCGGCACGCGAGCTTCCGCCCGCGTCATCCCGATGACGACGGTGAGTGAGCGCTCAGGGCAAACCGTGTGCGGCGACGGCGTCACGGACGGTGCCCGGTCCACGTCCACCAGCCAGAGGCGAGATCTCCCACACCGTGACAGACATCAGCACACCGCACCCCACCGGCGACCCGACCACCCGTCCGGCCTCCCTGCCCGCTGCCGTGCTGTGGGACATGGACGGCACGCTGGTCGACACCGAGCCCTACTGGATGGCCGAGGAACACGCCCTGGTCGCCGAGTTCGGTGGCACGTGGAGCGACGAGCACGCGCACAACCTGATCGGCAACGCACTGATCGACTCGGCGCACTACATCCAGCGGCACGGCGGTGTCACCCTGCCCGCCGAGGAGATCATCGACCGGCTCACCGCCGGGGTGGTGCGCCGCATCGCCGACGAGGTGCCCTGGCGCCCGGGGGCACGTGAGCTGCTGTTCGCCCTGCACGACGCCGGGGTGCCCTGTGCCCTGGTCACCATGTCGTACCGGGCCATGGCCGAGGCCATCCTGGCCGGGCTGCCGGGGGAGTTCTTCCGCTTCCTGGTCACCGGTGACGAGGTGACCCGCGGAAAGCCGCACCCCGAGCCCTACCTGAAGGCCGCCGGGCTGCTCGGTGTGCGGCCGGGCGACTGCGTGGCCATCGAAGACAGCCTGACCGGCATCGCCTCCGCCGAGGCCGCCGGGGTGCCGCTGCTGGCGGTGGAGCACCTGGTGCCGGTGCCCGCCCACCCGGGCCGCACCGTGGCCCGCACCCTGGAAGGCTGGACGGTGCACGACCTGGGGCGGCTGGCCGGCCGCTGACGGCCGCTGGTCCGGTTCGCCCGCTTGCCTCGCCCGCTCGTCCCGTTCACGGCTGCGGCCCGCACCGGCGAATCCTGCCGGTGCGGGCCGCTTCTCGTGTGTCTGCTTCCTGGTCGGCCCGCTGCCCGGGCGCCGCTCAGTCGGCCGTGATCGCCCGCAGCACGTCGAGCCGCACCGCGCGCCAGGCCGGCATGATCGCCGCGACCATCCCGGCCACCGCCGAGAAGAGCAGCACGATCACCAGGGTCAGCCAGGGGATCGACAGGGTCTCCAGCCCCTGCGACACCAGGGCCCGCTGAAGCACCAGACCCAGCACCAGGCCGAGGCCCATGCCGAGCACCGCCCCGAACACCGCGGTGCTGACCGACTCGGCGCTGATCATGCGCCGCAGCTGGCGCCGGCTCATGCCGACCGCCCGCAGCAGCCCGATCTCCCGGGTGCGCTCGAACACCGACAGCGCCAGTGTGTTGATGATGCCCAGCACCGCGATCAGCACGCTCAGCGCCAGCAGCGCG from Kineosporia corallincola includes these protein-coding regions:
- a CDS encoding HAD family hydrolase, whose protein sequence is MTDISTPHPTGDPTTRPASLPAAVLWDMDGTLVDTEPYWMAEEHALVAEFGGTWSDEHAHNLIGNALIDSAHYIQRHGGVTLPAEEIIDRLTAGVVRRIADEVPWRPGARELLFALHDAGVPCALVTMSYRAMAEAILAGLPGEFFRFLVTGDEVTRGKPHPEPYLKAAGLLGVRPGDCVAIEDSLTGIASAEAAGVPLLAVEHLVPVPAHPGRTVARTLEGWTVHDLGRLAGR